In Nostoc sp. CENA543, a single genomic region encodes these proteins:
- a CDS encoding GDP-L-fucose synthase, with protein MTALELKNKRILVTGGAGFLGRQVIDQLCKSGADLAKITVPRSRELDLRVLENCQRAVDHQDIVIHLAAHVGGIGLNREKPAELFYDNLIMGTQLIHAAHQGGVEKFVCVGTICAYPKFTPVPFKEEDLWNGYPEETNAPYGVAKKALLVQLQSYRQQYGFNGIYLLPVNLYGPEDNFDPGSSHVIPALIRKVYEAQVRGDKQLPVWGDGSPTREFLYSEDAARGIVMGTQFYNDSEPVNLGTGSEISIRDLVTLICELMEFEGEIIWETDKPNGQPRRCLDTERAKQAFNFTAQIDFRQGLKNTIDWYRQNAA; from the coding sequence ATGACTGCCTTAGAACTGAAAAATAAACGGATTCTCGTTACTGGTGGAGCAGGGTTTTTAGGCCGTCAGGTGATAGATCAGCTGTGCAAATCTGGGGCTGATTTGGCTAAGATTACTGTACCGCGATCGCGCGAATTAGATTTACGCGTTCTCGAAAATTGCCAACGGGCAGTAGATCACCAAGATATCGTCATCCACTTAGCGGCTCATGTTGGTGGTATCGGTCTAAACCGCGAAAAACCTGCGGAGTTATTCTACGATAACTTGATCATGGGGACGCAGTTAATTCATGCTGCTCATCAAGGCGGTGTGGAAAAGTTCGTCTGCGTCGGGACTATCTGTGCTTATCCCAAATTTACCCCAGTCCCATTTAAAGAAGAAGACTTGTGGAACGGGTATCCAGAAGAAACCAATGCTCCCTATGGGGTGGCAAAAAAAGCACTTTTAGTACAGTTGCAATCTTATCGTCAGCAGTATGGCTTTAACGGGATTTATTTACTACCTGTAAATCTATACGGGCCTGAAGATAACTTTGACCCTGGTAGTTCCCATGTTATCCCCGCCTTAATTCGCAAAGTTTACGAAGCTCAAGTTAGGGGAGATAAACAACTACCAGTTTGGGGTGACGGTAGTCCTACCCGCGAATTTTTGTATTCAGAAGATGCCGCACGCGGTATTGTCATGGGTACACAATTCTATAACGACTCTGAACCAGTAAATTTGGGAACGGGTTCGGAAATTTCCATCCGCGATTTAGTCACCTTAATTTGTGAACTGATGGAATTTGAAGGTGAAATCATCTGGGAAACAGACAAACCCAACGGTCAACCCCGGCGTTGTCTGGATACAGAAAGAGCTAAACAGGCTTTTAATTTCACTGCTCAAATAGATTTCCGACAAGGTTTGAAGAATACTATTGATTGGTATCGTCAAAATGCTGCATAG
- a CDS encoding CBS domain-containing protein, translating into MPQIVADIMSPEPIVVRPETPLQEAIHILAERRISGLPVVDDVGKLIGIISETDLMWQASGITPPAYVMFLDSVIYLKNPAAYERDLHKALGQTVGEVMSKNPVTITADKTLQQAAQIMHDRNVHRLPVIDNMGKIIGILTRGDIVRAMANS; encoded by the coding sequence ATGCCTCAAATCGTTGCCGATATAATGAGTCCTGAGCCAATTGTTGTCCGGCCAGAAACTCCACTTCAAGAAGCAATCCACATTCTGGCAGAACGACGTATCAGTGGGCTACCTGTTGTAGATGATGTTGGTAAGTTGATAGGCATTATCTCAGAGACAGATTTGATGTGGCAAGCAAGTGGTATAACGCCTCCGGCTTATGTCATGTTTCTGGATAGTGTGATCTATTTGAAAAATCCTGCTGCTTATGAACGTGATCTGCATAAAGCTTTAGGACAAACTGTTGGTGAAGTGATGAGTAAAAATCCTGTGACTATTACTGCTGATAAGACTTTACAACAAGCAGCGCAAATTATGCACGATCGCAATGTTCATCGTTTACCTGTCATCGACAACATGGGTAAAATCATAGGGATTTTGACTCGTGGTGACATTGTTCGTGCTATGGCTAATAGTTGA
- the gmd gene encoding GDP-mannose 4,6-dehydratase: MAQNKTALITGITGQDGSYLSEFLLEQGYEVHGIIRRTSTFNTDRIDHIYEDPHKEGVKLFLHYGDLTDGTTLRRILEEVQPTEIYNLGAQSHVRVSFDSPEYTVDAVGMGTLRLLEAIRDYQRRTGIEVRFYQAGSSEMYGLVQAVPQSETTPFYPRSPYACAKVYAHWQTVNYRESYGMFACNGILFNHESPRRGETFVTRKITRAVAQIVAGKQKKLYMGNLDAKRDWGYAKDYVRAMWLMLQKEKADDYVIATGETHSVKEFLELAFNYVNLNWQDYVEFDERYLRPAEVDLLIGDATKAKEKLGWQPSVTFPELVALMVEADLQAIGQTSPNGNASHLPQDIATIRQELGALHF, from the coding sequence ATGGCGCAAAACAAAACTGCCTTAATCACTGGTATTACTGGTCAAGATGGTTCATATCTGAGCGAGTTTTTACTAGAGCAAGGCTACGAGGTACATGGCATCATTCGCCGGACTTCTACTTTTAATACAGATCGGATTGATCACATATATGAAGACCCCCACAAAGAAGGTGTCAAATTATTTCTGCATTACGGTGATTTGACGGATGGGACAACTCTGCGTCGGATTTTAGAAGAAGTCCAGCCTACAGAAATTTATAACTTGGGCGCGCAGTCTCATGTGCGGGTGAGTTTTGATTCACCCGAATATACTGTAGATGCTGTGGGCATGGGAACATTGCGACTACTAGAAGCCATCCGAGACTATCAAAGACGTACAGGGATTGAAGTCCGCTTTTATCAAGCGGGTTCTTCCGAAATGTATGGTTTGGTACAAGCAGTACCCCAAAGTGAAACTACACCTTTTTACCCTCGTAGTCCCTATGCTTGTGCTAAAGTTTACGCTCACTGGCAAACGGTGAACTATCGTGAATCCTATGGAATGTTTGCGTGCAATGGTATTTTATTTAACCATGAATCACCGCGTCGGGGTGAAACTTTTGTAACTCGTAAAATTACGAGAGCCGTAGCACAGATTGTAGCTGGCAAACAGAAAAAGCTATACATGGGTAATCTAGATGCTAAAAGAGATTGGGGCTATGCTAAAGATTATGTCCGCGCTATGTGGCTAATGCTACAAAAAGAAAAAGCAGATGATTATGTCATTGCCACTGGGGAAACTCACTCAGTGAAAGAATTCTTAGAACTAGCGTTTAATTATGTCAATCTGAATTGGCAAGATTACGTAGAATTTGATGAACGCTATCTGCGTCCGGCAGAAGTAGATTTATTAATTGGTGATGCTACTAAAGCAAAGGAAAAATTGGGTTGGCAACCTTCAGTGACTTTTCCAGAGTTAGTAGCACTAATGGTAGAAGCAGATTTACAAGCTATCGGTCAAACTTCACCTAACGGTAATGCTTCACACCTACCTCAAGATATTGCTACTATTCGTCAAGAACTAGGCGCACTCCACTTTTGA
- a CDS encoding 5-formyltetrahydrofolate cyclo-ligase, translating into MSAKEWREKSDRICTILQASTLFTQAKTILAYFSFRQEPDLSPLFCNYQYRWGFPRCIGQSLHWHSWQPSESLQINSYGIQEPYSHAPTINPDEVDLILVPSVACDQQGYRLGYGGGYYDRLLSSPEWANKPTVGIIFDSAYLPKLPTQPWDKPLQAVFTETRLVEIG; encoded by the coding sequence ATGTCTGCAAAAGAATGGCGAGAAAAAAGCGATCGCATCTGTACAATATTACAAGCTTCTACTCTCTTCACTCAAGCCAAAACAATTCTTGCATATTTCAGTTTTCGCCAAGAACCAGACCTGAGTCCCTTATTTTGCAACTATCAATATCGTTGGGGATTTCCTCGCTGCATTGGTCAATCTCTACACTGGCATAGTTGGCAACCAAGCGAGTCTTTACAAATTAATTCCTATGGTATTCAAGAACCTTATTCTCATGCACCCACTATAAATCCTGATGAGGTGGACTTGATTCTCGTTCCTAGTGTTGCTTGTGACCAACAAGGATATCGTCTAGGTTATGGTGGCGGTTATTATGACCGCTTGTTGAGTTCTCCTGAATGGGCAAATAAGCCAACAGTGGGAATAATTTTTGACTCTGCTTATTTACCAAAATTACCGACTCAACCTTGGGATAAACCGCTACAAGCTGTTTTTACCGAAACTAGATTGGTAGAAATTGGTTGA
- a CDS encoding RNA-guided endonuclease TnpB family protein, translating into MYLTQKNQIRELNKSEFVALRELCRLSKNLYNVGLYTVRQYFFQERKHLRYESAYHLCKTNENYKFLNTDIAQQTLKVVDRTFKSFYGLISAFKSGSYQQKVKLPNYLPKDGYFLLIIPRIVIKDAKFRIPMSNAFRKQFGEVWIPFPKRLDINQIKEVRIHPKYNARYFEVEFISEIEPEPIELKTDDALSIDLGVDNLAACVDTNGASFLVDGKPIKAINQWFNKRNAQLQSVKDKQGIKSITNQQVKLLAKRNSQVRDYLNKTARFIVNHCIQNQIANLIVGYNPGIKQEINIGGRNNQNFVQIPFHSLRFKLKAMCQRYGLKYIEQEESYTSKASAVDGDEIPVYNADNPKEYQFSGKRIKRGLYRTKNGHLVNSDLNGSLNIGIKSKHKGFTRVSRAALTQPRRINLLKLEKWRATALASLGTTS; encoded by the coding sequence ATGTACCTGACGCAAAAGAACCAAATCAGAGAACTAAATAAGTCTGAATTTGTCGCTCTGCGCGAGTTGTGCCGACTGAGTAAGAACCTATATAACGTAGGTTTGTACACAGTCAGGCAATACTTTTTTCAGGAACGTAAACACTTGCGTTACGAGTCTGCCTACCATCTGTGCAAAACCAATGAAAACTACAAATTTCTCAATACAGATATTGCACAGCAAACATTGAAAGTAGTAGACAGAACCTTTAAAAGCTTCTATGGATTGATTAGTGCTTTTAAAAGTGGAAGTTATCAACAAAAAGTAAAGCTTCCCAATTACCTGCCGAAAGATGGTTATTTCTTGCTGATAATTCCTAGAATTGTTATTAAAGATGCAAAGTTTCGGATTCCCATGTCCAATGCTTTTAGAAAGCAATTTGGAGAGGTTTGGATTCCATTCCCAAAAAGACTTGACATCAATCAAATTAAGGAAGTTAGGATTCACCCAAAATACAATGCTAGGTATTTTGAGGTTGAATTTATCAGCGAAATTGAACCAGAACCCATAGAGTTGAAAACTGACGATGCTCTTAGTATTGATTTGGGAGTAGATAATCTTGCAGCTTGTGTTGACACCAATGGGGCATCCTTTCTTGTGGATGGTAAACCAATTAAAGCTATTAACCAGTGGTTCAACAAACGTAATGCCCAATTGCAATCTGTTAAAGATAAACAAGGGATTAAAAGTATCACTAATCAACAGGTGAAACTTTTGGCAAAACGTAATAGCCAAGTTAGGGATTACTTAAACAAAACAGCACGATTTATTGTTAATCACTGCATCCAGAATCAGATTGCTAACTTGATTGTTGGGTATAACCCTGGCATCAAGCAAGAAATCAATATTGGTGGACGCAATAACCAAAACTTTGTCCAGATACCTTTTCACAGCTTACGTTTTAAATTGAAAGCAATGTGTCAAAGGTATGGTTTGAAATACATTGAACAGGAAGAATCGTACACCAGCAAGGCTAGTGCCGTCGATGGTGATGAAATACCTGTTTACAATGCCGACAATCCCAAGGAATACCAGTTTTCTGGTAAACGAATTAAACGGGGATTGTATAGAACCAAGAATGGGCATTTAGTTAACAGCGATCTGAATGGATCTCTTAACATTGGAATTAAAAGTAAGCACAAAGGTTTTACCAGAGTGTCTAGAGCTGCATTGACCCAGCCTAGAAGGATTAATCTTCTTAAATTGGAGAAGTGGAGAGCGACGGCTTTAGCCTCGCTCGGAACAACTTCTTAG
- a CDS encoding C2 family cysteine protease, giving the protein MPLDNAGNTLSSARKIALNTNVQTFSDWVGSSDIDDFYSFNLTARSSIYLTLDGLSADANVRLIKDSNSNGLVEDSEVIAGSYKSGTQIDLIKQTLDAGNYFVKVYYKSGDTNYNLKIFQNVAPTSLEFKLNSTTLKPTDTLSINSAWVSDQNGVSDISKIDFRLQKADGTWLDVADATVFTADSSNANKGSFSYSLSLANFNFGNGKYTLQGIAYDQSGAKSNVVKQTFTITTATSTSTSTPTSTPTSTTVNDWFSQNLTDQQIITLARSLGADGDFSRQDMLAIFRNAQDNSVIDANEVKDLKTLVGATPFTMQDSVKWLSTQVANGASINMSAGDFESNLVGRWFLGTAAPTPVFNGTNLTYTLATGTLYGSSGEARIGDIDQGKLGDCTFLAALGATFGRQSNDAGNTSSSVIKSMITDNGDNTYTVRFYSNGEAQYVTVDRRIATSIASKRNDGVLWVALVEKAYAQWREWSTQGRPGYNLIGNGGSLDTPLKQITGKQTTYHSISVVSFSSLETALANRLAVTAARVGSDSKYIVSYHAYSITNVYTNTNGERRVVVRNPWGIDGKTQSGANDGFIDLSFDQFIDSFNYGIVVA; this is encoded by the coding sequence ATGCCTCTTGATAATGCAGGTAATACTTTAAGTAGTGCAAGAAAGATAGCCCTCAACACTAATGTTCAGACTTTTTCAGATTGGGTTGGATCATCGGATATTGACGATTTCTACAGTTTTAATCTGACAGCCCGCAGTAGTATTTATCTCACCCTTGATGGGTTAAGCGCAGATGCGAATGTACGACTAATTAAAGACTCTAATAGTAATGGATTAGTTGAAGATAGTGAGGTAATTGCAGGTTCTTATAAAAGTGGAACTCAAATTGATTTAATTAAACAAACTTTAGATGCAGGCAATTACTTCGTTAAAGTCTACTACAAAAGTGGTGATACTAATTACAACCTCAAAATTTTTCAAAATGTTGCTCCAACTTCATTAGAGTTCAAGCTGAATAGCACCACCCTCAAACCAACAGATACTCTCAGTATTAATAGTGCTTGGGTATCGGATCAAAATGGTGTGAGTGATATTTCCAAAATCGATTTTCGCTTACAAAAAGCAGATGGAACATGGCTAGATGTGGCTGATGCTACCGTATTTACAGCCGACTCTAGTAATGCCAATAAAGGAAGTTTCAGCTACAGTTTATCTCTAGCAAACTTTAATTTTGGCAATGGTAAATATACTCTTCAGGGCATAGCTTATGATCAAAGCGGTGCTAAAAGTAACGTAGTCAAGCAGACATTTACAATCACAACGGCAACATCAACATCAACTTCTACCCCAACATCAACTCCAACATCGACCACCGTTAATGATTGGTTCAGTCAAAATCTGACTGACCAACAAATCATTACCTTGGCGCGAAGTTTAGGAGCTGATGGTGATTTCAGTCGTCAGGATATGTTGGCTATCTTTAGGAATGCTCAAGATAATTCTGTCATTGATGCAAATGAGGTCAAAGACCTGAAAACATTGGTAGGTGCTACACCTTTTACTATGCAAGATTCTGTGAAATGGCTATCAACACAGGTTGCTAATGGTGCATCTATCAATATGAGTGCTGGTGATTTTGAGTCTAATTTAGTAGGTCGTTGGTTTTTAGGCACAGCAGCACCTACACCTGTGTTTAATGGTACAAATCTCACCTATACCTTAGCTACTGGCACTCTCTATGGTAGCTCTGGTGAAGCGCGAATTGGCGATATAGATCAAGGAAAATTAGGTGATTGCACGTTTTTAGCAGCATTGGGTGCAACTTTTGGCCGTCAGTCAAACGATGCTGGTAATACTTCTAGTTCTGTAATTAAAAGTATGATTACAGATAATGGTGATAATACTTATACTGTGCGTTTTTACTCTAATGGTGAAGCACAGTATGTAACTGTTGATCGTCGGATTGCTACGAGTATAGCCTCAAAAAGAAATGACGGTGTGCTGTGGGTGGCTCTAGTTGAAAAAGCCTATGCTCAGTGGCGGGAATGGAGTACCCAAGGACGGCCCGGATATAACCTCATTGGTAATGGAGGCTCTCTTGATACGCCTCTGAAGCAGATTACAGGAAAGCAGACTACTTATCATAGTATTAGCGTAGTTAGTTTTTCCAGTCTGGAAACTGCTTTAGCAAATCGTCTAGCTGTGACAGCAGCTAGAGTTGGTAGTGACAGTAAATATATTGTTAGTTACCACGCTTATTCAATTACGAATGTCTACACTAATACTAAT
- the mutT gene encoding 8-oxo-dGTP diphosphatase MutT: MNMMTTLPPHKIIGVAVIWNDQEQILIDRRRQEGAMGGLWEFPGGKVEPGETVEDCIKREIYEELGVLVTVGEHLITIDHTYTHLRVTLTVHHCHLVAGVPQPLECDEVRWVSLDELEQFAFPQANGQIIAALKGSRE; the protein is encoded by the coding sequence ATGAACATGATGACGACTCTACCACCACATAAAATTATCGGTGTGGCCGTAATTTGGAATGATCAAGAACAGATTTTAATTGATCGTCGTCGCCAGGAAGGCGCAATGGGGGGTTTATGGGAATTTCCTGGTGGTAAGGTCGAACCTGGTGAAACAGTAGAAGACTGTATCAAAAGGGAGATTTACGAGGAACTAGGAGTATTGGTGACGGTAGGAGAACATTTGATCACTATTGACCACACCTATACTCATTTACGCGTCACATTGACAGTCCATCACTGCCACCTAGTTGCAGGTGTCCCTCAGCCTTTAGAGTGTGATGAAGTGCGCTGGGTGAGTTTAGATGAATTAGAACAATTTGCTTTTCCCCAAGCCAATGGTCAAATTATCGCTGCATTGAAAGGGAGTAGGGAATAG
- a CDS encoding exosortase-dependent surface protein XDP2, with product MKTQNIFTSVVLALSASVAMSNSAKAGTFVTNFSPSPVTDPTADIILNSIIRNDGRMISDFQLVTSVNIIKNGGVSGTVSTDKGDTATSPGFNPNENPSAREIAAYLGNNNLNNIIDSEDKGEFELDVFFDSAVLSDNTATDSFFFWERGLNSSIQLQALDERGNLIGNAFTIDKSLWEFAGFQIKTTEITQAQNVGAFGVSFGNLGLTSGTLVSGLKLIAFNSFNGPDFKLLAHTSLCCTPIPEPATMMGLGAVAGLMLMCRRQIRIKKI from the coding sequence ATGAAAACCCAAAATATATTCACATCTGTAGTGCTGGCTTTGAGTGCATCTGTAGCTATGTCTAACTCTGCTAAAGCTGGTACCTTCGTCACTAACTTTAGCCCTAGTCCTGTGACTGATCCTACAGCAGATATCATCCTAAATTCTATTATTCGGAACGATGGGAGGATGATCAGTGACTTTCAATTAGTTACTTCTGTTAACATCATCAAAAACGGAGGAGTTTCAGGCACCGTTAGTACAGACAAAGGTGATACAGCTACTTCCCCTGGTTTTAATCCCAACGAAAACCCTTCAGCCAGAGAAATTGCAGCATACTTAGGTAATAACAACTTAAACAATATTATCGATAGTGAAGATAAGGGTGAGTTTGAGCTTGATGTATTTTTCGATAGCGCAGTTCTCTCAGACAATACTGCAACAGACAGTTTCTTCTTCTGGGAACGAGGACTCAATAGCTCTATTCAACTGCAAGCACTTGATGAGAGAGGTAATCTAATTGGTAATGCTTTTACTATAGATAAGTCATTGTGGGAGTTTGCTGGTTTCCAGATTAAGACAACAGAAATTACTCAAGCTCAAAATGTAGGTGCTTTTGGGGTGAGCTTTGGTAATTTGGGATTAACTAGCGGAACTTTAGTCAGTGGCTTGAAATTAATCGCTTTTAACAGTTTTAACGGCCCCGATTTTAAGCTACTTGCTCATACTTCTTTGTGCTGCACACCCATACCTGAACCTGCCACAATGATGGGATTAGGTGCAGTAGCTGGGCTGATGTTAATGTGCCGTCGTCAAATTAGAATTAAAAAAATATAA
- a CDS encoding transposase, translated as MPNILSLLQCLLPQINATTMRQLNQIILAMLAMSGRVTMLGIARWTSTGGSYRTMGRFFSTVIPWATLFWLFFRKHLWRERDVYLLAGDEVVVSKSGKETYGVDRFFSSLTSKPINGLSFFVLSLVSVSGRQSFPIQIEQVIKSDTQINSTLPIKKKESQEKSGRGRPKGSKNKNKTEVILTSELLLIKKMINSLFELVANFIPLTYLVVDGHFGNNNALQMARQVKLHIISKLRHDSALYIPYENPNSNKRSRRKYGDKLDYRNIPEKYLCKSDIEDGILSCIYQATLLHKEFAQSLNVVILVKTNLKTNTSSHVILFSSDLDLKADKIIDYYKLRFQIEFNFRDAKQFWGLEDFMNLSQTAVTNAANLAFFMVNLSHHLLADFRKHNPGSGIIDLKAYYRGFRYVHEILKMLPEKPEPILLAQIFAKITSLGRIHPISGGIEPS; from the coding sequence ATGCCCAATATCTTATCACTCCTGCAATGCCTGCTACCGCAAATAAACGCGACAACGATGCGGCAATTGAACCAAATTATCCTGGCAATGTTAGCGATGAGTGGTAGAGTCACGATGTTGGGAATTGCCCGTTGGACAAGTACAGGTGGTAGCTATCGGACAATGGGGAGATTTTTCTCGACAGTAATACCTTGGGCAACATTGTTTTGGCTGTTTTTTCGGAAACATTTGTGGCGAGAGAGGGATGTTTATTTGCTGGCAGGAGATGAAGTTGTAGTTAGTAAATCTGGTAAAGAAACTTACGGGGTAGACAGATTTTTTTCGAGCCTGACTAGTAAACCAATTAATGGTTTATCTTTCTTCGTATTGTCATTAGTAAGTGTGTCAGGAAGACAGTCATTTCCAATTCAGATAGAACAGGTAATCAAAAGTGATACCCAAATAAATAGTACCTTACCAATCAAAAAAAAAGAATCTCAAGAGAAAAGTGGAAGGGGACGACCAAAAGGCAGTAAAAATAAAAACAAAACCGAAGTGATATTAACATCTGAACTATTACTAATCAAAAAGATGATTAACTCACTATTCGAGCTAGTAGCTAACTTTATCCCCTTGACGTACTTGGTAGTAGATGGTCATTTTGGTAACAACAATGCTTTGCAGATGGCACGACAAGTTAAGTTACACATAATTTCCAAGTTGCGCCACGATTCAGCATTATACATCCCTTACGAAAATCCCAACTCGAATAAACGTTCTCGTCGTAAATACGGTGACAAGTTAGACTATCGTAATATACCTGAGAAATATTTGTGTAAAAGTGATATTGAGGATGGCATTCTTTCCTGTATTTATCAAGCTACTCTTCTTCACAAAGAATTTGCTCAGTCTCTGAATGTGGTTATTTTAGTTAAAACTAATCTTAAAACCAATACAAGTAGCCATGTGATTTTATTTTCCAGCGACTTGGATTTGAAGGCTGATAAAATTATTGACTATTACAAGCTGCGTTTCCAAATTGAGTTTAATTTTCGGGATGCCAAGCAATTTTGGGGTTTAGAGGATTTTATGAATCTGAGCCAAACTGCTGTGACTAATGCGGCTAATCTCGCATTCTTTATGGTTAATTTATCTCATCATCTTCTGGCTGATTTTCGTAAACATAATCCTGGTTCTGGCATTATTGACCTGAAAGCTTATTACCGTGGTTTTCGATATGTTCATGAAATTTTAAAAATGCTTCCCGAAAAACCTGAGCCGATTTTATTAGCTCAAATTTTTGCCAAGATTACTTCTTTGGGACGTATTCATCCCATTTCTGGTGGCATTGAACCCTCGTAA
- a CDS encoding DUF760 domain-containing protein translates to MSNPSNRVSEFFDSESETGNLLWQYVKSLNPETVSQLSKPTSPEVFQVMERNIIGLLGNLPSEHFDVTITTSRENLGRLLASAMISGYFLRNAEQRMSFEKVMQGTESSHHDDE, encoded by the coding sequence GTGAGTAACCCATCTAACCGAGTTTCAGAATTTTTTGATAGCGAATCAGAAACAGGCAATTTACTGTGGCAATATGTGAAGTCTTTGAACCCAGAAACAGTTAGCCAGCTATCCAAACCCACCTCTCCTGAAGTTTTTCAAGTCATGGAGCGCAATATTATCGGACTGTTGGGGAATCTGCCTTCGGAACACTTTGATGTTACTATTACAACTAGTCGGGAAAACTTGGGACGGTTGCTAGCGTCAGCCATGATTAGTGGTTATTTCTTGCGAAATGCCGAACAAAGAATGAGCTTTGAAAAGGTGATGCAAGGTACTGAAAGTAGTCATCACGATGATGAATAG
- the nblB gene encoding phycobilisome degradation protein NblB → MSVTPESVRQLLNSEDLGDRLRAVNQIRELEPTNAFELVQVAVGDSNSRVRYSAVSQLDTLGTQDLDLSLDLLRSLLKDPEADVQAAAADCLGALKLQSAFEDLQQLYHTTSEWLVQFSIIATLGELGDPRGLELLKEALNSEVELVKTAAISSLGELGDIQAVPLLAAYATDPDWQIRYRVVQALTQLGGAESQSILAGLVNDEVEAIATEAQKSVH, encoded by the coding sequence ATGAGTGTAACTCCTGAGTCTGTAAGACAATTGCTCAATTCTGAGGATTTGGGCGATCGCTTGCGAGCTGTGAATCAAATCCGTGAACTTGAACCGACAAATGCTTTTGAATTAGTACAGGTTGCTGTAGGTGATAGTAACTCTCGTGTTCGCTATTCAGCAGTCAGTCAATTAGATACTCTTGGTACTCAGGATTTAGATTTATCTTTGGATTTATTGCGTAGCCTATTAAAAGATCCAGAGGCTGATGTACAAGCCGCCGCCGCCGATTGCTTAGGCGCGCTGAAGTTACAGTCGGCTTTTGAAGATTTACAGCAGCTTTATCACACAACCTCTGAGTGGCTCGTCCAATTCAGTATTATTGCTACTCTAGGAGAACTCGGTGATCCACGAGGGCTAGAACTACTCAAGGAAGCACTAAATTCAGAGGTGGAATTAGTTAAAACTGCGGCGATTAGTTCTTTGGGAGAATTAGGAGATATCCAAGCAGTTCCTTTGTTAGCAGCTTATGCAACTGATCCTGATTGGCAAATTCGTTACAGGGTGGTACAGGCTTTGACGCAGTTGGGCGGTGCAGAATCTCAATCTATTTTGGCAGGGTTGGTGAATGATGAAGTAGAAGCGATCGCTACTGAAGCCCAAAAATCTGTGCATTGA